A single Carnobacterium alterfunditum DSM 5972 DNA region contains:
- a CDS encoding glycosyltransferase family 4 protein, protein MKILITTDQYVPAINGVVTSIVNLQNGLQKLGHEVRILTLSGNRKSSYKDGVIYIGSTGVGKIYPNARLAFSVDEEYIQELVNWYPDIIHSQCEFSTFFMAQQIAKEVDVPIIHTYHTLYEDYTHYFSPNKKWGKKMVAIFTKQVLSHSECVIAPTDKVRSLLVDYGVKQQIQVVPTGIDLERFKIQLDDIEKERLRSKLGIPSNDRVLIYVGRLAKEKNLEEILLFFSQLNRQNITLLIVGDGPHRAALEERVIDLGISKHVIFTGMICSQEVSSYYQLGDLFVSASNSETQGLTYIEALANGIPALCRKDQCLENVIVDGVNGWEYQSFEQFREKLDDILEKEGLQKRLSKNAREIVKGNCSSNEFAKRVEQIYQTTINHHH, encoded by the coding sequence TTGAAAATCTTAATTACAACGGATCAGTACGTTCCTGCTATAAATGGAGTGGTCACATCTATAGTCAATTTACAGAATGGGCTACAAAAACTAGGGCATGAGGTCAGAATACTCACATTATCAGGGAATAGGAAGTCATCATATAAAGATGGGGTTATATATATTGGATCTACTGGTGTTGGTAAAATCTATCCTAATGCAAGGCTGGCCTTTTCTGTTGATGAGGAATATATTCAGGAATTAGTTAACTGGTATCCAGATATTATCCATTCGCAATGTGAATTTAGTACATTTTTTATGGCACAACAGATAGCAAAGGAAGTTGATGTACCAATTATTCATACTTATCATACTTTATATGAAGATTATACTCATTATTTTTCACCGAATAAAAAATGGGGGAAAAAGATGGTTGCAATTTTTACTAAACAGGTTTTGAGTCACAGTGAGTGTGTAATCGCGCCTACTGATAAAGTGCGTTCCTTACTAGTTGACTACGGCGTGAAGCAACAAATACAGGTCGTGCCAACAGGGATAGATTTAGAGAGATTTAAAATCCAGTTGGATGACATAGAAAAAGAAAGACTTCGGAGCAAGTTAGGAATTCCCTCTAATGACCGTGTGCTTATATATGTCGGGCGACTAGCAAAAGAAAAAAATCTAGAAGAGATATTATTGTTTTTTTCACAATTAAACAGACAGAATATCACCTTGCTAATAGTGGGTGATGGACCACATCGCGCAGCATTAGAAGAACGCGTAATAGATTTGGGTATTTCCAAGCACGTTATTTTTACAGGAATGATTTGTTCACAAGAAGTGAGTTCTTATTACCAATTGGGGGATCTATTTGTTAGTGCATCAAACAGCGAAACACAAGGATTGACTTATATAGAAGCATTAGCCAACGGGATTCCGGCTCTTTGCAGAAAAGATCAATGTCTGGAAAACGTGATTGTGGATGGCGTAAATGGTTGGGAATATCAATCATTTGAACAGTTTAGAGAGAAGTTAGATGATATACTAGAAAAAGAAGGGCTACAAAAGCGTTTAAGTAAAAATGCTAGAGAAATTGTAAAAGGTAACTGTTCTTCAAATGAATTTGCAAAGAGAGTTGAACAAATTTATCAGACTACAATAAATCATCATCATTAA